GCATCACAGCATCCACCACCACAATTTGCCCTTCGCTGGCCTTGGCCGACAGGGCCGAGCGCAGAGCCCCGCGACGCATTTGGCGCGGCATGTTCATGGCATAGTCGCGGTTGTGCGGGGTGTGAGCCTTGCCGCCGCCCTTCCAGTGCGGGGCGCGGGTGGAGCCTTGCCGGGCGTGGCCGGTGCCTTTTTGCTTGAACGGCTTCTTGCCGCCGCCGCTCACTTCGCCGCGGCTTTTGGTCTCGTGCGTGCCCAGGCGCAAGCCCGCCATCTGCCGCACCAGAGCCTGGTGCATCAAGTCTTTATTGATCGGAGCTTCAAAGATTTCGGCAGGCAGTTCCACCATGCCGACCTTTGCGCCCGTCATATCTTTAACTTCGAGTTCCATAGTTGTACGCGCAAAAAATACTCATTACCCAATACTCAATACCTAATATTGAGTATTCTGTATTGGGTATTCTGTATTTTTACTGCTTCCGCGCCTCCTTGATCATCACCAGAGTTCCCTTGGCGCCCGGCACGCTTCCGTTCACAGCCAACAAATTGCGCTCGGCATCCACCAGAATGACGGTGAGATTTTGCGAGGTGGTGCGCACTGAACCCATGTGGCCGGGGCGGCGAGTGCCTTTGTACACACGGCCGGGCGTGGTGCCCGACGAACTGGAGCCGGGGGAGCGGCCACGATCCGACTGGCCGTGCGTCTTGCTCCCGCCGCGAAAGCCGTGCCGCTTCATGCCGCCGGCAAAGCCCTTGCCTTTGGTGATGCCGATCACGTCCACGTGCTCGCCGGCCTTGAAAACGTCCACCGTCACCTTGTCGCCTTCCGACAGGCCGTGTTCGCCTTTGACGCGAAATTCGCGCAGGTGTTTGAGCGTCGGCAAATTGTTCCGCTTAAGATGGCCCTTCTCACCGGCCACAATTCGCGACGGCTTGACTTCGTCGAAGCCCAGCTGCACAGAGGCATAGCCGTCTCGTTCTGCAGTTTTGATCTGCGCCACAAAACATGGCCCGGCCTCAATGACGGTGACGGCGTTCGCCTTGCCGTCCTCGCTGAAAACCTGGGTCATGCCAACTTTCTTGCCAAGTAGCCCTTTCATTCATCAATCTCCCTGGGACTGTTAGTCCGGGCCGGACTGCATCATCCCGTTCAGACCTTCAAGGTTTCAGAAACCTTGAAGGTCTTTCTAAATTGTTACTTCAATATCCACACCCGCCGGCAGGTTGAGCCGCATCAGGGTGTCAATCGTGTTCGAGTCCGGGTCAAGCACGTCAATCAGGCGCTTGTGGGTGCGAATCTCAAAGTGCTCCTGCGAGTCCTTGTCAATGAACGCGCCCCGGCGGACGGTAAATTTTTCGATACGGGTGGGAAGCGGCACCGGGCCAATCACCCGCGCCCCGGTGCGTTCTGCCGTCTCGACAATGCGCTTGGCCGATTGGTCGAGCACACGATGATCGTAAGCCTTGAGGCGGATACGGATTTTCTGCTTTGCCATGTTAGTCCAGAATCTCCGTAATGACGCCGGAGCCGACGGTCAGGCCGCCTTCGCGAATGGCGAACTTCGAGTTCTTCTCCAACGCCACCGGGATGATCAACTCCACCGTCATCTCAATATTGTCCCCCGGCATCCCCCGCCGGCAGGGTGATGCTCCCCGTCACATCCATCGTCCGTATGTAAAACTGCGGCCGATACCCGCTAAAGAACGCCTTGTGCCGCCCCCCTTCCTCTTTCTTCAACACGTACACCTGACTCTTGAACTTCTTGTGCGGCGTGATGCTCCCCGGCTTGGCCAGCACCATCCCCCGCTCAATTTGCTCCCGCTCGATCCCCCGCAACAGAATGCCCACGTTGTCCCCCGCTTCCCCCTGGTCGAGAAGTTTATGGAACATCTCCACCCCGGTGCAGGTCGTGCTCATGCTCTCCTCCTGCAACCCGACGATCTCCAGCGCCTCGCCTACTTTCACCACCCCCCGCTCAATCTTGCCCGTCGCCACCGTCCCCCGGCCCTTGATAGAGAACACGTCTTCCACCGGCATCATGAACGGCTTGTCTTTGGCTCGCACCGGGTTGGGTATGTAGCTGTCCACTACTTCCATCAACTCCAGAATGCACTTGTACTCCGGCGCGCTCGGGTCGGTGCTGGTGCTCTCCAGCGCCTTGACCGCACTGCCCCGCACTATCGGCGTCTTGTCGCCGGGGAAGCTGTAGCTACTCAGCAGTTCCCGCAGTTCCAACTCCACCAACTCCAGCAATTCCGGGTCGTCCATCATGTCCACTTTGTTGAGAAAGACGACGATGTAGGGCACTTCCACCTGCCGGGCCAACAGCACGTGTTCCCGCGTCTGGGGCATCGGCCCGTCGGGGGCGGCCACCACGAGTATCGCCCCGTCCACCTGGGCCGCGCCGGAGATCATGTTCTTGATGTAGTCGCGGTGGCCGGGCATGTCCACGTGGGCGTAGTGGCGGTGTTCGGTCTGGTACTCGACGTGGGCGATGTTGATGGTGATGCCGCGGGCTTTCTCTTCCGGGGCGTTGTCAATCTGGTCGTAGGCTTTGAACGACGCCAGTTTCTTCATCGCCAGGACTTTGGTGATGGCCGCCGTCAGGGTCGTCTTGCCGTGGTCAATGTGCCCCATTGTCCCCACGTTGACATGCGGTTTGCTTCTGTCAAATTTCTCTTTTGCCAT
This Chloroflexota bacterium DNA region includes the following protein-coding sequences:
- the rplD gene encoding 50S ribosomal protein L4 produces the protein MELEVKDMTGAKVGMVELPAEIFEAPINKDLMHQALVRQMAGLRLGTHETKSRGEVSGGGKKPFKQKGTGHARQGSTRAPHWKGGGKAHTPHNRDYAMNMPRQMRRGALRSALSAKASEGQIVVVDAVMLEGPKTKEIVKALKAIGAGKSALVVLPDSNDAVQKSARNLPTAKTLNAKYLNVRDLLGYETLVMPLAALDVIKAYLGSEQ
- the rplC gene encoding 50S ribosomal protein L3, with the protein product MKGLLGKKVGMTQVFSEDGKANAVTVIEAGPCFVAQIKTAERDGYASVQLGFDEVKPSRIVAGEKGHLKRNNLPTLKHLREFRVKGEHGLSEGDKVTVDVFKAGEHVDVIGITKGKGFAGGMKRHGFRGGSKTHGQSDRGRSPGSSSSGTTPGRVYKGTRRPGHMGSVRTTSQNLTVILVDAERNLLAVNGSVPGAKGTLVMIKEARKQ
- the rpsJ gene encoding 30S ribosomal protein S10, with protein sequence MAKQKIRIRLKAYDHRVLDQSAKRIVETAERTGARVIGPVPLPTRIEKFTVRRGAFIDKDSQEHFEIRTHKRLIDVLDPDSNTIDTLMRLNLPAGVDIEVTI